One genomic window of Staphylococcus hsinchuensis includes the following:
- a CDS encoding FtsX-like permease family protein: MNFNQIVLKNFRQNLRHYAMYIFSLILSIIIYFSFVTLKYTHSINNDNSAKIIQKGSEVGANFLFVIIIVFLMYANYLFIKRRTREFALFQLIGLTRKNIMRMIIIEQLAMFVSTGVIGILIGIFGSKLLLMIVLKMLNISISVKLTLHSQALIQTILLLFLAFVFIVIHSYLFLRRRSILTMMKDNTQGDAKNAKISIFEVIFGIIGIVMIVYGYYLAKHFMNYLDKLQIILPFIILFLTTVGAYLFFRSSVSMIFKTLKRSKKGNVSITDVVFTSSIMHKMKKNALALTIIATISAITVTVLCFGAIYKASTETIVNETSPQDFNVYKEKQAQQFENKLDEHHIPFKKDYKETASVKLKKDNVFEKPKAMPKQDNIMTVTSNKFFHDDDIHGNQIKLINTQTMGAGMFKHHLGNSIQFDGLNNSTFKVNKEDKKVVFSGELTHNAPVILVKDQDYNKLKHHAKEIHSQYGFDLKNQKDWSKANKLYKSLFPKKEQQSHTTKKEITKTLDSSNGIILFVSSFLGLAFLVAAGCIIYIKQMDETEDEISNFRILQRMGYTHRDMMTGLGLKIFFNFSLPLVVSLLHAFFASTIVMKLSGVISMMPVFIVMVIYTLVYFIFAIMAFIHSNRVVKHSI; encoded by the coding sequence ATGAACTTTAATCAAATCGTATTAAAAAACTTCCGACAAAATTTACGACATTATGCGATGTATATATTTTCACTAATATTGAGTATTATTATTTACTTCAGCTTTGTCACATTAAAATATACACATAGTATTAATAATGATAATTCCGCAAAAATAATCCAGAAAGGGTCTGAAGTTGGTGCGAACTTTCTATTCGTTATCATTATTGTATTCCTAATGTATGCCAATTACTTATTTATTAAACGTCGTACACGGGAATTTGCACTGTTTCAACTAATCGGATTAACACGTAAAAATATCATGCGTATGATTATTATTGAACAGTTGGCAATGTTTGTTTCTACCGGGGTAATCGGTATATTAATCGGTATATTTGGTTCTAAGTTATTGTTGATGATTGTTCTGAAAATGTTGAATATATCCATAAGTGTGAAACTCACTTTACATTCACAAGCGCTAATACAAACAATTTTATTACTGTTTTTAGCATTTGTTTTCATCGTTATTCATAGTTACCTCTTTTTACGTAGACGTAGTATATTAACGATGATGAAAGATAATACGCAAGGGGATGCAAAAAACGCGAAGATTTCAATTTTCGAAGTGATCTTCGGTATTATTGGAATTGTGATGATCGTATATGGTTATTATTTAGCCAAACACTTTATGAATTATCTTGACAAGTTACAAATTATATTACCATTTATAATTTTGTTCCTAACTACAGTTGGGGCGTATCTATTCTTTAGAAGTTCAGTTTCCATGATTTTCAAGACATTGAAACGCTCTAAAAAAGGGAATGTCTCTATCACTGATGTAGTATTTACGTCTTCTATTATGCATAAAATGAAGAAAAACGCGCTTGCATTAACGATTATTGCTACAATTTCAGCTATAACGGTAACAGTTCTATGTTTCGGTGCTATATATAAAGCAAGTACAGAAACTATAGTGAATGAAACATCGCCTCAAGACTTCAATGTATATAAAGAAAAACAGGCACAACAATTTGAGAATAAGTTAGATGAGCACCATATACCTTTCAAAAAAGATTATAAAGAAACTGCTAGCGTAAAATTAAAGAAAGATAATGTATTTGAAAAACCTAAAGCGATGCCGAAACAAGATAATATAATGACTGTTACTAGCAATAAATTTTTCCATGATGATGATATCCATGGTAATCAGATTAAACTCATTAATACACAAACTATGGGGGCAGGTATGTTTAAACATCATTTAGGAAATTCTATTCAGTTCGATGGACTAAATAATTCAACTTTTAAAGTTAATAAAGAAGACAAGAAAGTAGTATTTTCTGGAGAATTAACTCATAATGCTCCTGTAATATTAGTTAAAGACCAAGATTACAACAAGTTGAAACACCATGCTAAAGAGATACATTCACAATACGGTTTTGATTTGAAAAATCAAAAAGATTGGTCAAAAGCTAATAAACTGTATAAGTCATTATTCCCTAAAAAAGAACAGCAGAGTCACACTACTAAAAAGGAAATCACTAAAACACTCGATTCTTCTAATGGAATTATATTATTTGTTTCTTCATTCTTAGGACTTGCATTCTTAGTGGCGGCAGGTTGTATTATTTACATTAAACAAATGGATGAAACGGAAGACGAAATTTCAAACTTCCGTATTTTACAACGTATGGGATATACACATAGAGATATGATGACCGGTTTAGGATTAAAAATATTCTTCAATTTCTCATTACCACTTGTCGTATCGCTATTACATGCATTCTTTGCATCAACGATTGTCATGAAATTATCCGGTGTTATCTCGATGATGCCTGTGTTTATTGTCATGGTAATTTACACACTAGTTTACTTCATCTTTGCTATAATGGCATTTATACATTCTAACCGAGTAGTTAAACATTCTATTTAA
- a CDS encoding ABC transporter ATP-binding protein, which translates to MSILKVEGLRKTYGNRYKKQEVLKGLDFEIDKGEFVTIMGPSGSGKTTLLNVISSIDYITSGIVEVNGNQINKMSNRQLANFRKREVGFIFQDYSVLHTLTVKENIMLPLSIQKMSKSEKEKSYKEVTEALGIDELGAKYPNQISGGQQQRTAAARASVHKPAIIFADEPTGALDSKSAQDLLKRLQDMNKNMNSTIVMVSHDPVAASYSNRVIMLKDGNIHSEIRQGDDTNQEFYKNIIHMQTALGGVANEL; encoded by the coding sequence ATGTCAATTTTAAAAGTTGAAGGTTTAAGAAAAACTTACGGAAACAGATATAAAAAACAAGAAGTATTAAAAGGGTTAGATTTTGAAATTGATAAAGGTGAATTTGTGACAATCATGGGACCTTCAGGGTCTGGGAAAACAACTTTACTTAACGTAATCAGCTCAATCGATTACATTACGAGCGGGATTGTCGAAGTGAACGGCAACCAAATTAACAAAATGAGCAATCGTCAGTTAGCAAACTTCAGAAAAAGAGAAGTAGGATTTATCTTCCAAGATTACAGTGTGCTACACACATTAACAGTCAAAGAAAACATTATGCTACCTCTATCAATCCAAAAAATGTCTAAAAGTGAAAAAGAAAAAAGTTATAAAGAAGTAACTGAAGCTTTAGGCATCGATGAACTAGGTGCGAAATATCCAAACCAAATTTCTGGTGGTCAACAACAAAGAACAGCTGCAGCACGTGCTTCAGTACACAAACCGGCAATTATCTTTGCCGATGAACCAACAGGCGCACTCGACTCAAAAAGTGCACAAGACTTATTAAAACGACTACAAGATATGAATAAAAACATGAATTCTACAATTGTTATGGTCAGTCACGATCCAGTTGCTGCAAGTTATTCAAATCGTGTCATTATGTTGAAAGATGGCAACATTCATTCAGAAATACGCCAAGGAGATGACACAAATCAAGAATTCTATAAAAATATTATCCACATGCAAACAGCCTTAGGTGGTGTGGCAAATGAACTTTAA
- a CDS encoding heavy metal translocating P-type ATPase, which yields MSETKKTTFNVTGMTCAACANRIEKNLNRMEDVDANVNVTTEKATVHYNPDNTTPEAITNTIRKTGYDIATEKIELDVQGMTCAACSNRIEKGLNRMDGVTNANVNLTTENAVISYNPNTVSESDFIAKIQHLGYDASLKQSAKEKQSAKHQEIKRKRTKLIISAILTLPLLLTMLVHLFHLPLPHFIMNPWFQFALATPIQFIIGWQFYVGAYKNLRNGSANMDVLVALGTSAAYVFSIYELIKWLVRSNYEPHLYFETSAVLITLILFGKYLETLAKSQTTNALSELLQLQAKEARVIRNDKQIMIPLEEVNEGDMLIVKPGEKIPVDGTIIKGRTSVDESMLTGESLPIDKAQNDSVIGATMNNNGTITMKATKVGKDTALSSIINVVEEAQGSKAPIQRLADIISGYFVPIVVGIALLTFIIWITLVQTGQFEPALVAAIAVLVIACPCALGLATPTSIMVGTGKAAENGILFKGGAHIERTHEIDTIVLDKTGTITKGVPEVTDFKGDTTTLKLLASAEHQSEHPLAEAIVNYATSQQLDLYDVDEFNALPGRGIQAKVDGKQLLIGNRQLMQDSNVAHTELTSQMTQFEDEGKTAMLIAIDQQLSGIIAVADTVKDSAAQAIQQLHDLGIQVAMLTGDNERTAQSIAKQVNIDTVYAQVLPEEKASTISKLQQENKKVAMVGDGINDAPALVKADIGIAIGTGTEVAIEAADITILGGDLMLLPKAINTSKLTIRNIRQNLFWALGYNVAGIPIAAFGLLAPWIAGAAMALSSVSVVTNALRLKRMKL from the coding sequence ATGAGCGAAACTAAAAAGACTACTTTCAATGTGACAGGCATGACATGTGCCGCTTGTGCCAATCGCATTGAGAAGAACCTCAATCGTATGGAAGACGTTGATGCCAATGTCAACGTAACGACTGAAAAGGCTACTGTTCACTACAACCCAGATAACACTACTCCAGAAGCAATAACGAACACTATTAGAAAGACAGGCTACGACATTGCCACAGAAAAGATAGAGCTAGATGTTCAAGGGATGACTTGTGCTGCTTGTTCTAATCGCATTGAGAAAGGACTCAATCGCATGGATGGAGTCACAAATGCAAATGTGAATTTAACGACTGAAAATGCAGTCATATCTTATAATCCAAACACTGTTTCAGAATCTGATTTTATAGCTAAGATTCAACACTTAGGTTATGATGCGAGCCTTAAACAAAGTGCTAAAGAGAAACAGTCCGCAAAACATCAAGAAATCAAACGTAAACGTACAAAGCTCATCATTTCTGCGATACTCACTTTACCTTTATTGTTGACGATGCTAGTACATTTATTTCATTTACCGTTACCACATTTCATCATGAATCCGTGGTTCCAATTCGCACTCGCGACACCAATACAGTTTATAATCGGTTGGCAGTTCTATGTTGGAGCTTACAAAAACTTACGTAATGGTTCAGCAAATATGGATGTGCTTGTAGCATTAGGCACGAGTGCTGCGTATGTTTTCAGTATTTACGAGTTAATTAAATGGTTAGTACGTTCAAATTATGAACCGCACCTTTATTTTGAAACGAGCGCAGTACTGATCACACTCATTTTATTTGGTAAATATTTAGAAACACTCGCCAAAAGTCAAACAACCAATGCTTTAAGCGAATTGTTACAATTACAAGCTAAAGAAGCACGCGTTATTCGCAATGACAAACAAATTATGATTCCACTTGAAGAAGTCAATGAAGGCGATATGCTTATCGTCAAACCGGGGGAAAAAATACCTGTAGACGGTACAATTATCAAAGGTCGAACTTCCGTAGATGAATCGATGTTAACAGGTGAATCTTTACCAATTGATAAAGCACAAAATGATAGCGTTATCGGTGCCACTATGAATAACAACGGTACGATTACAATGAAAGCAACGAAAGTAGGTAAAGATACTGCACTTTCTTCTATTATAAATGTCGTCGAAGAAGCCCAAGGTTCAAAAGCACCGATTCAACGACTAGCTGATATCATCTCAGGTTACTTTGTCCCTATCGTTGTAGGTATTGCTCTCTTAACGTTTATAATATGGATTACGCTCGTACAAACAGGACAATTCGAACCTGCATTAGTTGCTGCTATTGCGGTACTCGTTATCGCGTGTCCTTGTGCACTCGGTTTAGCTACTCCTACTTCTATAATGGTAGGAACTGGGAAAGCTGCTGAAAATGGCATCTTATTTAAAGGTGGCGCACACATTGAACGCACACACGAAATAGATACGATCGTATTGGATAAGACCGGTACGATTACTAAAGGTGTTCCAGAGGTGACTGATTTTAAAGGTGATACCACTACATTGAAATTATTAGCAAGTGCAGAACACCAATCAGAACATCCATTAGCCGAAGCAATCGTTAATTACGCAACTTCGCAACAGTTAGACCTTTATGATGTTGATGAATTTAACGCCTTACCTGGTCGTGGTATCCAAGCTAAAGTCGATGGCAAACAACTACTCATCGGTAATCGTCAATTAATGCAAGATTCTAACGTTGCCCATACTGAGTTAACATCACAAATGACTCAATTTGAAGATGAAGGTAAAACAGCTATGTTGATTGCAATTGATCAACAACTCAGTGGTATTATCGCTGTAGCAGACACGGTAAAAGATTCCGCAGCTCAAGCAATTCAACAATTGCACGATTTAGGTATTCAAGTTGCGATGCTAACGGGTGACAACGAGCGAACTGCACAATCTATCGCTAAACAAGTCAATATAGATACTGTGTATGCGCAAGTCTTACCAGAAGAAAAAGCTTCAACCATCTCTAAACTCCAACAAGAAAATAAAAAAGTTGCGATGGTCGGTGACGGTATTAACGACGCACCTGCATTAGTAAAAGCTGATATCGGTATTGCTATCGGAACAGGTACGGAAGTTGCCATTGAAGCTGCAGATATTACCATACTTGGCGGAGACTTAATGCTATTACCAAAAGCTATTAATACAAGTAAATTAACAATCCGTAATATTCGCCAAAACTTATTCTGGGCATTAGGTTACAATGTAGCTGGCATACCTATCGCTGCTTTCGGTCTGCTTGCACCATGGATTGCTGGCGCAGCGATGGCTTTAAGTTCTGTCAGTGTTGTAACCAATGCACTCAGATTGAAACGCATGAAATTATAG
- the copZ gene encoding copper chaperone CopZ — protein MTTETIQVEGMSCDHCKHAVESALTNLNGVSSADVSLEDNNVTVNYDETDVSFDNMKDAIEDQGYDVK, from the coding sequence ATGACAACTGAAACAATTCAAGTAGAAGGCATGAGTTGTGATCATTGTAAACACGCAGTAGAATCTGCATTAACAAACCTTAATGGGGTATCTTCAGCGGATGTAAGTTTAGAAGATAACAACGTCACAGTAAACTATGATGAAACGGACGTATCTTTCGATAACATGAAAGATGCGATAGAAGATCAAGGTTACGATGTTAAATAA
- a CDS encoding D-lactate dehydrogenase: MTKIKLFGVREEDVPYIESWANQHQVEVDLDAELLTVDTVDRVQGFDGVSLSQQIELDEEVYKKLNEYGIKQIAQRSAGFDCYDFELAEKYNLIISNVPSYSPHSIAEYTVSQALNLIRNFNDIQQKTAEYDFRWQPAILSRSIKDLKVAVIGTGRIGRIVAKIFSQGFGAEVVAYDVIQHKENESFLTYKSTLDEAIKDADIVTVHIPATKDSTYLFNEERFNTFKKGSVFINCARGSIVDTKALLRALDNGTIKGAALDTYEGEKGLFPSDSRGKGIKDEILKQLIARKDVIISPHIAFYTDDAVKNLIVDALDATLDVINNGDTALRVN; the protein is encoded by the coding sequence ATGACAAAAATAAAATTATTTGGAGTTAGAGAAGAAGATGTTCCTTATATTGAAAGTTGGGCAAATCAACATCAGGTAGAAGTTGATTTAGACGCTGAATTATTAACAGTTGATACAGTGGATCGTGTGCAAGGATTTGATGGTGTTTCATTATCACAACAAATCGAACTAGATGAAGAAGTTTATAAAAAGTTAAATGAATATGGTATTAAACAAATTGCTCAGCGAAGTGCCGGCTTTGATTGCTATGATTTCGAGTTAGCAGAAAAATATAACTTAATTATATCTAACGTGCCATCATATTCTCCACATTCAATCGCTGAATATACCGTTTCACAAGCGCTAAATTTAATTAGAAACTTTAATGATATCCAGCAAAAGACTGCCGAATACGACTTTAGATGGCAACCTGCTATACTATCTCGTTCAATTAAAGATTTAAAAGTAGCAGTAATCGGTACAGGGCGTATAGGGCGTATTGTGGCGAAAATCTTTAGCCAAGGCTTTGGTGCAGAGGTAGTCGCATACGACGTCATACAACATAAAGAAAATGAATCATTTTTAACGTATAAATCTACATTAGATGAAGCAATTAAAGATGCAGATATTGTCACAGTACATATACCTGCAACAAAAGATAGTACGTATTTATTTAATGAAGAAAGATTTAATACTTTCAAAAAAGGCTCTGTCTTTATCAATTGTGCGCGTGGATCAATTGTTGATACGAAAGCGCTATTACGAGCTTTAGATAATGGTACAATAAAAGGCGCTGCGCTGGATACGTATGAAGGCGAAAAAGGTTTGTTCCCAAGCGATTCTCGTGGAAAAGGTATTAAGGATGAAATATTAAAGCAATTAATAGCAAGAAAAGATGTTATCATTTCTCCACATATTGCATTTTATACAGATGATGCCGTTAAAAATTTAATCGTTGATGCACTCGATGCCACACTCGACGTTATAAATAATGGTGACACAGCGTTACGTGTAAATTAA
- a CDS encoding aminotransferase class I/II-fold pyridoxal phosphate-dependent enzyme, with protein MELSNRLAQIPDSYFGKTMGRKVEHGPLPLINMAVGIPDGDTPKGILDEFSNALYKPENQKYVAFHGKDQFKQAIVDFYERHYQVSLDKEDEVCILYGTKNGLVNLPQCIVNPGETVLLPDPGYADYLAGVLLADAKPQSLVLEPPRYLPKWDQINKETLENTRLVYLTYPNNPTGSAASQKVFDDTIAQFKGSKTRIVHDFAYSAFGFEHDNPSILQSEGAKDLAIEIYSLSKGFNMSGFRVGFAVGNKEMIQALKKFQSHTHAGMFGALQDAATYALNNYDDFLQQQNTTFKRRRDQFTAKLDEENLPYEPMTGGIFLWLKTPPDFDGESFEKYLLKELSILVAPGIPFGEHGRNYVRISLALDDDQLMEATERLLSISHLYQ; from the coding sequence ATGGAACTATCAAATCGACTAGCTCAAATACCGGATAGCTATTTTGGTAAAACAATGGGCCGTAAAGTAGAACATGGCCCTTTACCACTTATAAATATGGCTGTAGGCATCCCTGATGGCGATACGCCTAAAGGTATATTAGATGAATTTTCGAACGCATTATATAAACCTGAAAATCAAAAATATGTCGCTTTCCATGGTAAAGATCAGTTTAAACAAGCGATTGTTGATTTTTATGAAAGACATTATCAAGTTTCTTTAGATAAAGAAGATGAGGTTTGTATCTTGTATGGAACTAAAAATGGACTTGTGAATTTACCTCAATGTATTGTAAATCCGGGCGAGACCGTTCTATTACCTGACCCTGGTTATGCAGATTATCTTGCTGGTGTGCTACTTGCTGATGCTAAACCACAATCTTTAGTGTTAGAACCGCCTCGTTATTTACCAAAATGGGACCAAATTAACAAAGAAACTTTAGAAAATACACGTCTTGTTTACTTAACTTATCCAAATAATCCAACTGGATCAGCTGCGTCACAAAAAGTGTTTGATGATACGATAGCACAATTTAAAGGGAGCAAAACAAGGATTGTGCATGACTTTGCTTACAGTGCATTTGGTTTTGAACATGACAATCCTAGTATTTTACAATCTGAGGGTGCTAAAGATTTAGCGATTGAAATTTATTCATTATCAAAAGGTTTTAACATGTCAGGTTTTAGAGTAGGTTTCGCAGTTGGAAATAAAGAAATGATTCAAGCTTTAAAGAAATTCCAATCACACACTCATGCAGGTATGTTTGGCGCTTTGCAAGATGCAGCTACGTACGCTTTAAATAATTATGATGACTTTTTACAGCAACAAAATACAACATTTAAACGTCGAAGAGATCAATTTACTGCAAAACTAGATGAGGAAAATTTGCCTTATGAACCAATGACGGGTGGGATATTCCTTTGGTTAAAAACGCCACCTGACTTTGATGGTGAAAGTTTCGAAAAATATTTACTAAAGGAATTATCTATACTCGTAGCTCCTGGAATACCATTTGGTGAACACGGTCGCAATTATGTGAGAATCTCATTAGCCTTAGATGACGATCAATTGATGGAGGCAACAGAAAGGTTGTTATCCATTAGTCATTTATATCAATAA
- a CDS encoding transglycosylase family protein, translating into MKKSILASSLAVALGVTGYATQADNNEAHASESNIDKAHLAELAQSNAKELNEKPLHAGAYNYDFVLNGFEYSFKSNGEKWSWSYKQVGSQSAASHSTASNTSHKDVSAQVSHHSNEKSSNQVSAQKQSNNVQVEAVQAPKASSNNNVQKAQTSTQSSASSNDTSSIDAIAQQMAERTGVSASQWKGVIQRESGGNPHAVNASSGAYGLFQLLGHGEHSGMSVQEQINTAAQVYKQQGSGAWVGW; encoded by the coding sequence ATGAAAAAGTCAATTTTAGCATCGTCATTAGCAGTAGCATTAGGTGTAACAGGATATGCAACTCAAGCAGATAACAATGAAGCACACGCTTCTGAATCAAATATCGATAAAGCACATTTAGCTGAATTAGCACAAAGCAATGCTAAAGAATTAAATGAAAAACCATTACACGCTGGTGCGTACAACTACGATTTCGTATTAAATGGTTTCGAATATTCATTTAAATCAAATGGTGAAAAATGGTCATGGAGCTACAAACAAGTAGGTTCACAAAGCGCTGCTTCACACAGCACAGCTTCAAACACTTCACATAAAGATGTAAGTGCTCAAGTATCTCACCATTCAAATGAAAAATCATCTAACCAAGTTAGTGCTCAAAAACAATCAAACAACGTTCAAGTTGAAGCAGTTCAAGCTCCAAAAGCTTCTTCAAACAACAACGTTCAAAAAGCACAAACAAGCACTCAATCATCAGCATCATCAAATGATACTTCAAGCATTGATGCAATTGCTCAACAAATGGCAGAACGTACTGGTGTATCTGCATCACAATGGAAAGGTGTTATCCAACGTGAAAGTGGCGGAAACCCACATGCAGTTAACGCTTCATCAGGTGCATACGGTTTATTCCAATTATTAGGTCACGGTGAACATTCAGGTATGTCAGTTCAAGAACAAATTAACACAGCTGCTCAAGTTTACAAACAACAAGGTTCAGGTGCATGGGTAGGTTGGTAA
- a CDS encoding M23 family metallopeptidase, whose protein sequence is MRKIITLSVIYIVIISVLIMLWMYKDPIQYNVSSYVEEFNQSMNEDSSGKLSHVFDQSRETETFGEYKYNDFKGKHYGIDYDIPKKTPVKAASDGEVTRTFNDEYGGKVVQISEDNGRYYQWYMHLNEIKVKEGQRVEAGEVIALSGNTGKKTSGPHLHFQRMKDGLGNDYAENPHSFIDKLPDGEKSLYKLKK, encoded by the coding sequence ATGAGAAAAATAATCACATTATCGGTAATATATATTGTCATCATTTCAGTTCTTATCATGTTATGGATGTACAAAGATCCAATTCAATATAACGTAAGCAGTTATGTAGAAGAATTCAATCAAAGTATGAATGAAGATAGTAGTGGAAAATTGTCTCATGTTTTTGATCAAAGTAGAGAAACTGAGACATTTGGAGAATACAAATATAATGACTTCAAAGGTAAGCATTACGGTATTGATTACGATATTCCTAAAAAAACACCAGTTAAAGCAGCGTCCGATGGAGAAGTAACACGCACGTTCAACGATGAATATGGAGGGAAGGTCGTACAAATTTCTGAAGATAATGGACGATATTATCAATGGTATATGCATTTAAATGAAATTAAAGTAAAGGAAGGACAACGTGTTGAAGCGGGAGAAGTGATTGCTCTATCAGGTAATACTGGTAAAAAGACTTCCGGGCCACACTTGCACTTTCAACGTATGAAAGACGGGTTAGGAAATGATTATGCAGAAAATCCACACAGTTTTATAGATAAACTTCCAGATGGAGAAAAAAGCTTATATAAATTAAAGAAGTAG
- a CDS encoding amino acid permease, translating into MSKQLKRELSNRHIQLIAIGGAIGTGLFLGAGQSIHLAGPSILLTYIIVGFVLFMFMRAMGEMLLSNTDFNSFADITHKYVGSLAGFITGWTYWLTWIVSGMAEVTAVAKYVSFWFPQIPNWLTALACVLLLMSFNLLSTKLFGELEFWFALIKVGTILALIAVGIVMIVMAYKTSYGHASLTNIYSHGGMFPNGASGFFMSFQMAIFSFVGIEMIGITAGETQNPHKTIPKAINNVPFRILIFYVGAIAVIISIVPWNKLDPDGSPFVKLFSLIGIPFAAGLINFVVLTAAASACNSGIFANSRTLFGLADRKQAPPKFQVTNKKGVPLTAIIATSSCLLIAVLLNYFIPNATTVFVYISTISTVLNIVIWTLIIFAYYRYAKSQPDLHKKSKYKLPGGKLMALCIIAFFIFIFGVLLVNPETRIGVICAPLWFLLLALMYRQYKKHTAEDES; encoded by the coding sequence ATGTCGAAACAATTAAAGAGAGAGTTAAGTAATCGACACATACAGTTAATTGCCATTGGTGGTGCCATTGGTACTGGATTATTTTTAGGAGCAGGACAGTCGATTCATTTAGCAGGGCCGTCTATTTTACTTACATATATTATAGTTGGTTTTGTATTATTCATGTTTATGAGAGCTATGGGGGAAATGTTATTATCCAACACGGATTTTAACTCATTTGCAGATATTACACATAAGTATGTTGGGTCGTTAGCTGGATTTATTACAGGTTGGACTTATTGGTTAACGTGGATTGTGTCTGGTATGGCTGAGGTAACAGCAGTTGCAAAATACGTTTCATTTTGGTTTCCTCAAATACCGAACTGGTTAACAGCACTAGCCTGTGTACTTCTATTAATGTCTTTCAACTTACTTAGCACAAAGTTATTCGGGGAATTAGAGTTCTGGTTTGCATTAATCAAGGTTGGTACGATATTAGCACTCATTGCAGTTGGGATTGTAATGATTGTTATGGCTTATAAGACATCTTACGGACATGCAAGTTTGACTAATATTTATAGTCATGGTGGCATGTTCCCTAACGGTGCATCAGGCTTCTTTATGTCATTCCAAATGGCCATATTCTCATTTGTTGGAATTGAAATGATTGGGATTACTGCTGGAGAAACGCAAAATCCACATAAAACAATTCCAAAAGCAATTAATAATGTGCCATTTAGAATCTTAATATTTTATGTAGGTGCGATTGCTGTTATCATCTCAATCGTTCCTTGGAATAAGTTAGATCCAGATGGCAGTCCATTCGTAAAATTATTTTCATTAATTGGTATTCCATTTGCAGCAGGATTAATCAATTTTGTAGTGTTAACAGCTGCAGCGTCAGCTTGTAATAGTGGTATCTTCGCGAATAGTAGAACATTATTTGGACTAGCTGACAGAAAGCAAGCGCCACCGAAATTTCAAGTTACTAACAAGAAAGGTGTTCCGCTTACAGCAATTATAGCTACATCATCATGTTTATTAATTGCAGTACTATTAAATTATTTCATTCCAAATGCAACGACCGTATTCGTTTATATTAGTACAATTTCTACGGTATTAAATATTGTAATTTGGACATTGATTATTTTTGCATATTATCGTTATGCTAAATCACAGCCTGACTTACACAAGAAAAGCAAATATAAACTACCAGGCGGTAAATTGATGGCATTGTGTATTATCGCATTCTTTATATTTATCTTTGGTGTGTTATTAGTCAATCCTGAAACGCGTATCGGAGTAATATGTGCGCCGTTATGGTTCTTGTTACTCGCACTGATGTACAGACAATATAAAAAGCATACTGCTGAGGATGAAAGTTAA